One part of the Rothia sp. ZJ932 genome encodes these proteins:
- the pyrH gene encoding UMP kinase: MTETATKINNDATGRRRVLLKLSGEVFGGGKVGIDTEVIRGIAEQIASTVGKVETSIVIGGGNFFRGAELSTAGMDRSRADYMGMLGTVMNSLALQDFLEQAGIDTRVQSAITMPQVAETYIPRRAIRHMQKDRVVIFGAGAGLPYFSTDTVAAQRALEIQADEVLVAKNGVDGIYTADPNKDPNAERLFSLTYDEAMQRDIRVMDQTAFALCRDNKVSMRVFGMQGEDNVARAILGEKMGTLVTA; this comes from the coding sequence ATGACCGAGACCGCAACCAAGATTAATAATGACGCCACCGGACGCCGCCGCGTCCTTCTGAAGCTTTCTGGTGAGGTTTTTGGCGGTGGCAAGGTAGGCATTGATACCGAGGTGATTCGCGGTATCGCTGAGCAGATTGCGTCCACCGTAGGCAAGGTCGAGACTTCGATTGTCATTGGTGGCGGTAACTTCTTCCGCGGTGCTGAACTGTCAACTGCCGGTATGGATCGCTCACGCGCTGATTACATGGGCATGCTCGGTACGGTGATGAATTCACTGGCCTTGCAGGATTTCCTGGAGCAGGCAGGTATCGATACCCGTGTGCAGTCAGCCATCACCATGCCGCAGGTTGCTGAGACTTACATTCCTCGTCGCGCTATCCGCCACATGCAAAAAGACCGCGTGGTGATTTTCGGTGCTGGTGCTGGCTTGCCTTACTTCTCCACCGACACTGTTGCCGCGCAGCGTGCTCTTGAGATTCAGGCGGACGAGGTGCTGGTTGCTAAGAACGGTGTAGATGGTATTTACACTGCTGATCCCAACAAGGACCCCAATGCTGAGCGTCTTTTTAGCCTCACCTATGATGAGGCGATGCAGCGCGATATTCGTGTCATGGATCAGACCGCTTTTGCTCTGTGCCGCGATAACAAGGTTTCAATGCGTGTGTTCGGTATGCAAGGTGAAGACAACGTGGCTCGCGCTATTTTGGGCGAGAAGATGGGTACTC
- the tsf gene encoding translation elongation factor Ts, with protein MANYTAADIKALREKTGAGMLDVKKALDEANGDQQKAMEIIRVKGLKGVTKREGRATAEGIVAARVENGAGFMVEVNSETDFVAKSEPFIAFANNVLEAAVSANASTLDELKAATVDGKTVEELTTEAGALLGEKVVVRRVARIEGENVAVYLHKTSKDLPAQVGVLLAVEGSNTDEVAHDVAVHIAAMSPKYLNSDAISADDIAAEKRVAEETAAAEGKPEQIIPKIVEGKLKAFYKENTLLDQDFAKDSSKSVAQVLSEAGATATAFERFRVGA; from the coding sequence ATGGCGAACTACACTGCAGCAGACATCAAGGCACTGCGCGAAAAGACCGGCGCTGGCATGCTCGACGTCAAGAAGGCTCTCGACGAAGCTAACGGCGATCAGCAGAAGGCAATGGAGATCATCCGCGTTAAGGGTCTCAAGGGTGTCACCAAGCGTGAAGGTCGCGCAACCGCAGAGGGCATCGTAGCCGCTCGCGTTGAAAACGGCGCAGGTTTCATGGTTGAAGTTAACTCAGAAACCGACTTCGTGGCTAAGAGCGAGCCTTTCATTGCTTTTGCTAACAACGTTCTCGAAGCAGCTGTTTCAGCGAACGCTTCAACCCTGGACGAACTCAAGGCAGCTACCGTTGACGGCAAGACCGTTGAAGAACTGACCACCGAAGCTGGCGCATTGCTGGGCGAAAAGGTTGTTGTTCGTCGCGTAGCACGTATTGAGGGCGAAAACGTAGCAGTTTACCTGCACAAGACCTCAAAGGATCTGCCCGCACAGGTTGGCGTTCTGCTGGCTGTTGAGGGTTCAAACACCGACGAGGTTGCACACGACGTTGCAGTTCACATTGCTGCTATGTCACCCAAGTACCTCAACTCAGATGCTATCTCAGCAGACGACATCGCAGCTGAAAAGCGCGTTGCTGAAGAGACCGCAGCAGCTGAGGGCAAGCCCGAGCAGATTATCCCCAAAATTGTTGAGGGTAAGCTCAAGGCTTTCTACAAGGAAAACACCCTGCTCGACCAGGACTTCGCAAAGGACTCCTCAAAGTCAGTTGCTCAGGTTCTGTCAGAAGCTGGTGCAACCGCAACTGCTTTCGAGCGTTTCCGCGTAGGTGCATAA
- the rpsB gene encoding 30S ribosomal protein S2 produces MPVVTMRQLLDSGVHFGHQTRRWNPKMKRFIFTERNGIYIIDLQQSLEFIDKAYEAVKTTVAHGGTVLFVGTKKQAQEAIADQATRVNMPYVNHRWLGGMLTNFQTVSKRIDRMKELEQLDFDDVAGSQYTKKELLLLRREHEKLEKTLGGIRNLTKAPSLIWIVDTKKEHLAVDEAQKLNIPVVGILDTNADPDEVAFPIPGNDDSIRSINLLTRVIADAVAEGLLERNNKKAGKADSTEEPMAEWEKELLEQHEAAKSEKAEESAK; encoded by the coding sequence ATGCCCGTCGTAACTATGCGTCAGCTGCTCGATTCAGGTGTTCACTTTGGTCACCAGACCCGCCGCTGGAACCCCAAGATGAAGCGCTTCATTTTCACCGAGCGCAACGGCATCTACATCATCGACTTGCAGCAGTCACTCGAATTCATCGACAAGGCATACGAAGCAGTCAAGACCACCGTTGCACACGGCGGCACCGTACTGTTCGTTGGTACCAAGAAGCAGGCTCAGGAAGCAATTGCTGACCAGGCAACCCGCGTCAACATGCCCTACGTTAACCACCGCTGGCTCGGTGGTATGCTCACCAACTTCCAGACCGTTTCAAAGCGAATCGATCGTATGAAGGAACTTGAGCAGCTGGACTTCGACGATGTCGCAGGCTCACAGTACACTAAGAAGGAACTCCTTCTGCTGCGTCGCGAGCACGAGAAACTTGAGAAGACCCTTGGCGGTATCCGTAACCTCACCAAGGCTCCTTCACTCATCTGGATCGTTGACACCAAGAAGGAACACCTCGCGGTTGACGAAGCTCAGAAGCTGAACATCCCCGTTGTTGGTATTCTTGACACCAACGCAGACCCGGACGAAGTTGCGTTCCCCATCCCCGGTAACGACGACTCAATCCGCTCCATCAATCTGCTGACCCGTGTTATCGCGGACGCGGTTGCTGAGGGTCTGCTTGAGCGTAACAACAAGAAGGCTGGCAAGGCTGATTCAACCGAAGAGCCCATGGCTGAATGGGAAAAGGAACTGCTGGAGCAGCACGAAGCTGCAAAGTCAGAAAAAGCAGAAGAGTCAGCTAAGTAA
- a CDS encoding M23 family metallopeptidase, giving the protein MVGSTPAIAESTPSLPSWHPPVTHPYLVDREFDKPAKKWQAGHRGVDFRVDAEAKVYSPATGEITFSGTVVDRQVITVTHSDGRKSSFEPVAEPLPVGERVEAGQVIAVMDASIEHCAGGGHCLHWGVREKETEEYLNPLLLLGEGAPSVLLPITDDFAA; this is encoded by the coding sequence ATGGTAGGAAGCACCCCCGCAATTGCTGAATCCACCCCATCCTTACCCAGCTGGCACCCACCGGTGACACATCCTTATTTAGTAGATCGGGAGTTCGATAAGCCCGCGAAGAAGTGGCAGGCAGGGCACCGCGGCGTTGATTTTAGGGTTGATGCGGAGGCTAAGGTTTACTCCCCTGCTACCGGTGAAATTACTTTTTCGGGAACGGTAGTTGACCGTCAGGTGATTACCGTAACCCACAGCGACGGGCGTAAATCCAGCTTTGAGCCTGTCGCTGAACCGTTGCCAGTCGGTGAGCGCGTTGAGGCGGGGCAGGTAATTGCTGTAATGGACGCCAGTATTGAACATTGCGCGGGCGGCGGGCACTGCCTGCACTGGGGCGTGCGAGAGAAAGAGACAGAGGAATATCTGAACCCGCTGCTACTTCTGGGTGAAGGTGCGCCCTCCGTTCTCTTACCCATTACCGATGATTTTGCGGCATAG
- a CDS encoding S-layer homology domain-containing protein: protein MGGGNVPLITSTDLKKWTTNQRYTPVVSPAGRKPANASDYWYNDTLALPGTWVKQQPNCNTAVSGCFETWAPSVEKAANGKYVMAYVGIQAYRGNEIAWLSATGISTGWPDRTFRAVSPVKRDAMGAFMYRLSNHGALRAY, encoded by the coding sequence ATGGGCGGAGGCAACGTCCCCCTGATTACTTCCACCGACCTGAAAAAATGGACGACCAACCAGCGATACACCCCTGTAGTCAGCCCCGCAGGTCGCAAGCCTGCGAACGCCTCTGATTATTGGTACAACGATACTCTGGCTCTACCGGGCACCTGGGTTAAGCAACAGCCCAACTGCAATACGGCAGTTTCAGGGTGTTTTGAAACCTGGGCTCCTTCTGTTGAGAAGGCAGCCAATGGAAAATACGTGATGGCGTATGTTGGTATTCAGGCATACAGGGGAAACGAAATTGCCTGGCTTTCTGCAACCGGTATTTCAACAGGGTGGCCTGACCGCACTTTCCGTGCGGTCAGCCCCGTGAAACGCGATGCGATGGGTGCTTTCATGTACCGACTCAGCAATCACGGTGCCCTACGCGCCTACTAG
- a CDS encoding S8 family serine peptidase — MKRTSLRRLTLSLAALTFFGALTPALAAPSTPQAGAYAPPLRVLAEDQETIERNAHPTVLAETDQIIVKFAKDVSEQTKESIVEELTDTTAVTESADIVKETIAGAEVIDAGAFLDKAEQAEAVEKLEENPNVEYAEPDYIIAGGLAAIPGNPPNDPHYAGYQWNMRAIDAAGAWRFATGQGIRIGVADTGQTSHPDLNGKMLPGYDFVSTIDHSRDGDGRDPNPNDEGDWGPHYSLVSTWHGTHVAGIAAASTDNGIGVAGVAPNAQIQHARVMGKDGTTYVSDQAAGVAWSAGVPQAGVPNNPTPSHVVNFSEGIVMPTGRCPQVMQDAVNLAHARNVPVIASAGNQGINANTVMPANCLGAIVVGSTSINNTMVGYSNWGPMLDVLAPGGNSAAPLWSTKNTGTYTQGAASYGYLHGTSMAAPHVTGIVALMKERDPNLSVERIREILKATGTSVNGYLMVNARKATEAVVLVPRFALTGAIGNYYWGRGGATHFGQPLGAEFPLRDGGYAQNFDSGTTIYWSPFTGAAPVYFNGAIGSFYRTAGYENAYGYPTDAEHILGPGAIQNFRTATGVETALIWSPQGGVQTLNLKGALYWHWRNNGFTRTLGYPVTGEVPQPDGSITVTFTSGVKLRWTPTGGVTRVGFTDITGSSFAQEIRWLSQAGISTGWSDGTYRPYQTVSRADIAAFLYRLAGSPTYTAPTTPNFKDLPTTHPFYHEISWLAENGISTGWSDGTYRPDQAINRDAMAAFFYRMAGEPAHTAATRSPFTDITANDMFYHEVSWFAATGITTGWLDGTFRPRATVTREAMAAFMYRADQKQLLKKRG; from the coding sequence ATGAAACGCACATCGCTTCGGCGCCTCACGCTCTCTTTAGCAGCTCTCACTTTCTTCGGGGCGCTGACCCCAGCACTGGCTGCCCCATCTACACCTCAAGCTGGCGCCTATGCCCCGCCCCTCCGCGTCCTTGCTGAAGATCAAGAAACCATTGAACGCAACGCCCACCCCACGGTGCTAGCTGAAACTGACCAGATCATCGTCAAGTTCGCTAAGGACGTCAGCGAGCAGACTAAAGAGAGCATCGTCGAAGAACTCACTGACACTACAGCGGTCACCGAGAGCGCCGATATCGTCAAAGAAACCATTGCTGGGGCTGAGGTAATTGACGCGGGTGCTTTTCTTGATAAAGCTGAGCAAGCAGAGGCTGTTGAAAAGCTAGAAGAAAACCCCAACGTTGAGTACGCAGAGCCGGATTACATTATTGCCGGCGGTTTAGCGGCAATTCCCGGCAATCCACCGAATGACCCCCACTACGCTGGTTATCAGTGGAATATGCGCGCCATTGACGCCGCGGGTGCTTGGCGCTTTGCAACCGGGCAGGGAATACGCATTGGTGTGGCAGATACGGGTCAGACATCCCACCCTGATCTCAACGGGAAAATGCTACCCGGGTATGACTTTGTTTCAACGATTGATCACTCCCGCGACGGAGATGGACGCGACCCCAACCCTAACGATGAGGGTGATTGGGGTCCCCATTACTCTTTGGTCTCAACCTGGCACGGAACCCATGTTGCCGGGATCGCCGCTGCCTCAACCGATAACGGTATAGGTGTTGCCGGTGTGGCGCCCAACGCCCAGATTCAGCACGCACGCGTCATGGGTAAGGACGGCACCACCTACGTTTCAGACCAGGCAGCCGGTGTGGCGTGGAGCGCCGGAGTTCCTCAGGCGGGTGTGCCCAACAATCCCACACCCTCTCACGTGGTTAACTTTTCTGAAGGTATCGTTATGCCTACCGGACGCTGCCCTCAGGTTATGCAGGACGCCGTGAACCTCGCGCACGCCCGCAACGTTCCGGTGATTGCTTCGGCGGGTAACCAGGGTATTAACGCCAATACAGTGATGCCCGCTAACTGTCTGGGCGCTATCGTGGTGGGATCAACCAGCATCAATAACACAATGGTCGGTTATTCTAACTGGGGTCCAATGCTCGATGTATTGGCTCCCGGTGGCAACTCAGCTGCGCCCTTGTGGTCAACAAAGAATACCGGCACCTATACCCAGGGGGCTGCGTCCTATGGCTATTTACACGGCACCTCAATGGCAGCGCCACACGTGACCGGAATTGTTGCCCTGATGAAGGAACGCGACCCGAATCTTTCGGTAGAGCGTATTCGCGAAATTCTCAAAGCTACAGGAACCTCTGTTAACGGTTACCTGATGGTGAATGCCCGAAAAGCAACGGAAGCCGTTGTCCTTGTACCGCGTTTTGCGTTGACCGGAGCAATTGGAAACTACTACTGGGGCCGTGGCGGTGCCACGCACTTCGGTCAGCCCCTCGGCGCTGAATTTCCTCTACGCGATGGCGGGTACGCCCAAAACTTTGATTCTGGAACAACTATTTACTGGTCGCCTTTCACCGGTGCCGCACCCGTCTACTTCAATGGCGCTATCGGATCTTTCTACCGCACAGCCGGTTACGAAAACGCCTACGGTTACCCCACCGATGCGGAGCACATCTTAGGACCCGGAGCAATCCAAAACTTCCGCACCGCAACCGGGGTAGAAACCGCCCTCATCTGGTCACCGCAGGGCGGTGTACAAACCCTCAACCTCAAGGGCGCTCTCTACTGGCACTGGCGCAATAACGGCTTTACTCGCACACTGGGCTACCCGGTCACAGGTGAGGTGCCTCAACCGGATGGCTCTATCACTGTCACTTTCACCAGCGGCGTGAAGCTACGGTGGACACCCACTGGGGGAGTGACGCGCGTTGGCTTCACCGATATCACTGGTTCTAGCTTCGCACAAGAAATACGGTGGCTCTCACAAGCAGGTATCAGCACCGGTTGGTCAGACGGAACCTACCGTCCCTATCAAACAGTGAGCCGCGCTGATATAGCTGCCTTCCTATACCGTCTAGCGGGTTCCCCTACCTACACCGCACCGACAACCCCCAACTTCAAAGACCTACCCACTACCCACCCCTTCTACCACGAGATTTCCTGGCTAGCAGAAAACGGTATTAGCACTGGTTGGTCAGACGGAACCTACCGACCAGACCAAGCCATTAACAGAGACGCCATGGCAGCTTTCTTTTACCGCATGGCAGGAGAACCCGCGCACACTGCTGCTACACGCTCGCCCTTTACTGACATCACCGCCAACGACATGTTCTATCATGAAGTGTCTTGGTTTGCTGCTACCGGTATAACAACCGGTTGGTTGGACGGCACCTTCCGCCCCCGTGCCACCGTCACTCGTGAGGCAATGGCAGCTTTTATGTACCGCGCTGACCAGAAACAGCTGCTCAAAAAACGCGGCTAA
- a CDS encoding phage/plasmid primase, P4 family has translation MSTTTLETALNALENGISLIPIRRDTSKSPAVSWKPFQSTLPTPEQVKGWFAGNSYGLAAITGRVSGNLEMTEIEGRAAHLLPTIQERLSQEHPELSRALSGWVERSPSGGVHWFYRVDLPEGQPMSGNTKIARMPNTDTGVLEVSAETRSEGGYTVIAPTPGAHHATGNRWQLISGGLSTVPVITPAQRTSFHRLLWEVCNLDPSLSVPGVQESQPAPSAPAYVPRLAAPTQRPTGASPLDDWAEQNDLVEILTGHGWTLHGKQGNRTLMTRPGKKRAHGNSATVFQQPDGRQVLHVFSSNAAPFEAERSYSAPRVLALLTYGNEDMRQLTKDLRAQGYGQPFTPHHTKAAAPSSERVHSNYEGVGSTDTAGVIAETELGVSERYVKEHQAELVFADSEPGKWFKWDGTRWVSDPNALAAKKKALQTVQKLPQQTQEQRKFKEKMQNAQRINAVLDLAKPSLAISEKSFDTHLLELNTPGGMVELSTGHIGAHDSSHFHTMITGATPAQQWRGGEWDNFLSSVLPAEVIDYLQLVIGAALYGQIYEHTFIFAYGQGANGKSVFFNTLQHVLGDYATSASPLIVTTDRNPNARQDEHSLYKLKSKRAVILPEINAADALNEGKIKRLTGGDALYVSRMRANAEEITPTFSLFLVGNHKPLIPTGGGLSMWRRIRVIPFTRTISPDELDPELEHKLSRLHGGQVLAWCIEGAWRYWKGGKKIPVPDVVQAATNEYELAADPFAGFLAGWCSFGAGQAVPIRTLKDAFVNYCQVNGVQGNWQKDAYKQRLERCGVTDTKSDSIRIYRGIGLLAENERED, from the coding sequence ATGAGCACCACAACCTTAGAAACGGCTCTGAACGCCCTAGAGAACGGCATTAGCCTTATCCCGATACGCCGCGACACGTCCAAAAGTCCCGCCGTGAGCTGGAAACCATTTCAGAGCACCTTGCCCACACCGGAACAAGTGAAAGGCTGGTTCGCTGGTAATAGCTACGGTCTAGCAGCTATCACCGGCAGGGTGTCAGGAAACCTTGAAATGACGGAAATAGAGGGACGCGCCGCGCACCTCTTACCGACCATACAAGAACGCCTAAGCCAAGAACACCCCGAGCTATCACGCGCCTTGAGCGGGTGGGTAGAGCGCTCGCCCTCTGGCGGGGTGCATTGGTTCTACCGCGTGGACTTGCCCGAGGGTCAGCCTATGAGCGGCAATACCAAGATAGCGCGTATGCCCAACACTGATACCGGGGTACTTGAGGTCTCAGCAGAAACCCGCTCAGAGGGTGGCTACACCGTGATAGCACCAACACCCGGGGCGCACCATGCTACGGGCAACCGGTGGCAGCTTATCAGCGGCGGCTTGAGCACTGTGCCTGTGATTACCCCCGCCCAGCGCACCAGCTTTCACCGGCTCTTATGGGAGGTGTGCAACCTTGACCCCTCACTGTCAGTACCCGGGGTGCAAGAGAGCCAACCAGCGCCCAGCGCACCGGCGTATGTTCCCCGCCTTGCTGCACCAACCCAGCGCCCCACAGGGGCAAGCCCTCTTGATGATTGGGCAGAGCAAAACGACTTAGTAGAAATACTGACCGGGCACGGGTGGACGCTACACGGCAAGCAAGGCAACAGAACGCTCATGACCCGCCCCGGCAAGAAACGCGCGCACGGCAACAGCGCAACTGTTTTCCAGCAACCAGACGGGCGGCAGGTACTGCACGTTTTCAGTTCCAACGCCGCCCCCTTTGAAGCGGAAAGAAGCTACTCAGCACCTCGGGTGCTGGCACTACTCACCTACGGAAACGAGGACATGAGACAACTTACTAAAGACCTACGCGCGCAAGGCTACGGGCAACCATTCACCCCGCACCACACAAAGGCGGCAGCACCCTCTAGCGAGCGCGTACACAGCAATTATGAGGGGGTCGGTAGTACCGATACCGCCGGGGTAATCGCTGAAACTGAGCTAGGGGTGAGCGAGCGCTATGTGAAAGAGCACCAAGCAGAATTGGTTTTCGCTGACTCAGAGCCGGGTAAATGGTTCAAGTGGGACGGCACGCGGTGGGTGTCAGACCCTAATGCGCTCGCTGCTAAGAAAAAAGCTCTCCAGACGGTGCAGAAACTGCCCCAGCAGACGCAAGAGCAGCGCAAGTTCAAGGAAAAAATGCAGAACGCCCAGCGGATAAACGCGGTTCTTGATTTGGCTAAACCGAGCCTAGCAATCAGCGAAAAAAGTTTTGATACTCACCTCTTGGAACTGAACACGCCGGGGGGAATGGTGGAGCTGTCTACCGGGCACATAGGAGCGCACGACTCTAGCCATTTTCACACGATGATTACCGGCGCTACCCCTGCCCAGCAGTGGCGCGGCGGTGAGTGGGATAACTTTCTGAGCAGCGTGCTACCTGCTGAGGTGATTGATTACTTGCAGCTGGTGATAGGGGCGGCGCTCTATGGGCAGATATACGAGCACACCTTTATTTTCGCTTACGGTCAAGGCGCTAATGGTAAGAGCGTTTTCTTCAATACGCTGCAACACGTTCTAGGGGACTATGCCACCAGTGCAAGCCCTTTGATTGTCACCACTGACCGCAACCCGAACGCCCGTCAAGATGAGCATTCTTTGTACAAGCTCAAGAGCAAAAGGGCTGTTATCTTGCCTGAAATCAACGCCGCTGACGCTTTGAATGAGGGCAAGATTAAGCGCCTGACAGGTGGGGACGCGCTCTATGTGTCGCGTATGCGGGCAAATGCTGAGGAAATAACCCCTACTTTTTCCCTGTTCTTGGTGGGTAATCACAAGCCCCTTATCCCTACAGGTGGCGGGCTTTCGATGTGGCGGCGTATTCGGGTCATTCCCTTTACTCGCACTATCAGCCCCGATGAATTAGACCCGGAACTTGAGCACAAACTTTCACGGTTGCACGGCGGTCAGGTGTTGGCGTGGTGTATTGAGGGCGCATGGCGCTACTGGAAGGGCGGTAAGAAGATTCCCGTTCCCGATGTGGTGCAAGCAGCGACTAATGAATATGAGCTTGCTGCTGATCCTTTCGCGGGGTTTTTGGCGGGGTGGTGCTCATTTGGGGCGGGTCAGGCTGTGCCTATTAGGACGCTCAAGGACGCGTTCGTAAATTACTGTCAGGTGAACGGGGTTCAAGGGAACTGGCAAAAGGACGCGTATAAGCAGCGGCTTGAAAGGTGCGGGGTGACCGATACCAAGAGCGACAGCATAAGGATTTATCGGGGCATAGGTTTGTTGGCAGAGAACGAGCGAGAGGACTAA
- a CDS encoding AlpA family transcriptional regulator, which yields MQTKIVEQADPTQVILDAKALATREGVKLNTVRVWEMKGVAPKSFRPGGGRLVRYRLSDVIEWEQSHMNATA from the coding sequence ATGCAAACCAAAATTGTTGAACAGGCTGACCCCACGCAGGTCATTCTTGACGCTAAAGCGCTGGCAACGCGTGAGGGCGTAAAGCTGAATACCGTACGAGTCTGGGAAATGAAAGGGGTCGCCCCTAAATCTTTCAGACCCGGCGGCGGGCGGCTCGTACGCTACCGACTCAGCGACGTAATCGAATGGGAACAGTCCCACATGAACGCGACAGCGTAG
- a CDS encoding helix-turn-helix transcriptional regulator: MTTRKTAPAKGEQKVWALEFSDRVAANLRAYREKLGISAEKLSRLTSDTGYTIPRSSLANLESGAKKSITAHELAVLAQTFGIPEQALIWDIFEPAKEFSFSPNSPKVPGYLVFSELNISQLRFSSNALLTTQLSFVQSLAEIRNQIMESAYHARVTYPNLANKAYALDQEALARDFERQCRIGELEHISLSAGVEIRAKMAEQQQIKIWDMWKQDIYISTFPFAVFQIVYDFENDSDSELPTDFKAPLGMPKKDMLTSLGIETGNHKKVIRNEDFPKSPYYQITEEDRARFSPKVFWEF; encoded by the coding sequence ATGACTACACGAAAAACCGCACCCGCCAAGGGGGAACAAAAGGTTTGGGCGCTAGAGTTTAGCGACCGAGTGGCTGCAAATCTGCGTGCATACCGCGAAAAGTTGGGCATAAGTGCCGAGAAGTTGAGTAGGCTAACGAGCGATACGGGCTACACCATTCCCCGCAGTTCGCTGGCAAATCTTGAATCAGGTGCTAAAAAATCAATCACAGCACATGAGCTAGCAGTTCTTGCACAGACGTTCGGCATCCCAGAACAAGCATTAATCTGGGACATCTTTGAACCAGCAAAGGAATTTTCCTTTTCCCCGAACAGTCCAAAAGTTCCTGGATACTTAGTTTTCTCTGAGCTAAATATAAGCCAGTTAAGATTTTCTTCAAATGCCCTACTCACAACACAACTATCTTTTGTGCAATCCCTGGCAGAGATAAGAAACCAAATTATGGAAAGCGCTTATCACGCGCGTGTGACTTATCCAAATCTTGCTAATAAAGCATACGCCTTAGACCAAGAAGCCCTAGCAAGAGATTTTGAACGTCAATGCAGAATTGGAGAACTAGAACATATATCGCTCAGTGCCGGGGTGGAGATACGAGCAAAAATGGCAGAGCAGCAACAAATAAAGATATGGGACATGTGGAAACAAGATATCTATATCTCTACTTTCCCGTTTGCGGTTTTCCAGATAGTCTATGATTTTGAAAATGACTCTGATAGTGAGCTGCCGACTGACTTTAAAGCGCCACTTGGAATGCCGAAAAAAGATATGCTCACATCGCTTGGCATTGAGACCGGGAACCATAAGAAAGTTATTCGTAATGAAGATTTTCCCAAATCTCCTTACTACCAGATTACCGAAGAAGACCGCGCACGGTTTTCTCCTAAAGTCTTTTGGGAGTTCTAA
- a CDS encoding site-specific integrase, with translation MPREVKPLGTHGKIKTTALPNGTYQADTRLRTHTGEIVRVRARGASAYKAETALKAKITEYNAPHRHNSIHPGTKITELATIWFERYKSENRAVNTLSRYEGVITTYIIPRMKGLTLKECSAGITHNVLTGIKDTHGYSSAKQTKTVLSNMFNLAREYDAIQINPTAGLKLKKESGHTKKAVDALSLDEVQRVTSALSGDILTVAQVMLGTGGRIGEVLALRWQDVDLTPGRAAIHFTGTFAQAYAGKPAHRQEMTKSDSSLRMVFIPDELAAILRDRAQNHIPAYAESTAWATSDAFVFPSGKGTILDPNNYRSRFRKQIQGANLGRDISPHIFRKTVATLVSSNDSLAVASQLLGHSSEKITEEYYIKKLSEQPNASKTLGVLFGAPVL, from the coding sequence ATGCCGCGCGAAGTTAAGCCGCTAGGGACTCACGGCAAAATCAAAACCACCGCGCTACCCAACGGAACCTACCAAGCAGACACCAGACTACGCACCCACACCGGGGAAATAGTCAGAGTCAGAGCCCGCGGCGCATCAGCCTACAAAGCAGAAACAGCGCTCAAAGCAAAAATTACTGAGTACAACGCACCCCACCGACACAACAGCATTCACCCCGGAACAAAAATAACCGAACTCGCCACCATCTGGTTCGAAAGATACAAGAGCGAGAACCGCGCGGTAAACACCCTCAGCCGCTATGAGGGCGTGATTACCACCTACATTATCCCGCGCATGAAAGGGCTAACCCTCAAAGAATGCAGCGCCGGAATTACTCACAACGTCCTCACCGGAATAAAAGACACCCACGGGTACAGCAGCGCCAAACAAACTAAAACAGTGCTCTCAAACATGTTCAATTTAGCCCGTGAGTACGACGCGATACAGATAAACCCAACAGCCGGGCTGAAACTCAAAAAAGAATCAGGGCACACCAAAAAGGCAGTAGACGCACTTTCACTAGACGAAGTACAGCGAGTCACCAGCGCCCTAAGCGGCGATATTCTCACCGTAGCTCAGGTCATGCTAGGCACAGGCGGGCGCATAGGCGAGGTACTGGCTCTACGGTGGCAAGACGTAGACCTCACGCCGGGACGAGCAGCAATACATTTCACCGGAACTTTCGCACAAGCCTACGCGGGCAAGCCAGCACACCGGCAGGAAATGACTAAATCAGATTCATCATTACGCATGGTCTTTATCCCAGATGAACTAGCGGCAATCCTACGTGACCGCGCTCAAAATCATATCCCGGCGTATGCAGAGTCTACAGCGTGGGCGACCTCTGACGCGTTCGTATTCCCCTCGGGTAAGGGGACGATACTAGACCCGAACAATTACCGATCCCGGTTCAGGAAACAGATTCAGGGTGCCAACTTAGGGCGGGATATATCGCCGCATATTTTTCGTAAGACGGTGGCGACTTTGGTAAGTAGTAATGATTCACTTGCTGTTGCGTCTCAGTTGCTCGGGCATAGCTCAGAAAAAATTACTGAGGAGTACTACATCAAGAAGCTCAGTGAACAGCCGAATGCGTCTAAAACTTTGGGTGTTCTTTTTGGTGCGCCGGTTTTGTAA